The Apium graveolens cultivar Ventura chromosome 6, ASM990537v1, whole genome shotgun sequence genome contains a region encoding:
- the LOC141668253 gene encoding uncharacterized protein LOC141668253 isoform X2 gives MLALFRTKRLPAAQRGLSRCVIASDSDLISDIVPPSGQTPDLGKLEVIIVKAMASGKDSADEKHAFGKGWDSGKMLQLCIYDRMKKKGLHNAAEMFAKEVNLAMVEFVNFEEGLLQEWWEVFWPQFCSRKTNIDEEAERSEQTPIGFEEGPLGLSPAQLLMTEITLVPPSGNASHQQMPATLLASPQFVKVLGTDVSGEGSVQMGSTCPAEQGSTCLPAASNAGFSHQFNME, from the exons ATGCTGGCTTTGTTCAGAACCAAACGGCTG CCAGCTGCACAGAGGGGCCTCTCCAGATGTGTAATTGCCTCAGACTCAGATCTCATCAGTGACATTGTGCCACCTTCCGGGCAAACCCCAG ATCTTGGGAAATTGGAGGTTATTATTGTGAAGGCAATGGCTTCTGGAAAAGATTCGGCTGATGAAAAACATGCGTTTGGAAAAGGATGGGATTCTGGAAAGAT GTTGCAATTGTGTATTTATGATCGCATGAAAAAAAAGGGACTTCACAATGCTGCCGAAATGTTTGCCAAAGAAGTAAATCTTGCGATGGTGGAAT TCGTGAATTTTGAAGAGGGCTTGTTGCAAGAATGGTGGGAGGTATTTTGGCCTCAGTTCTGTTCTCGAAAGACAAATATTGATGAAGAGGCCGAAAGGTCTGAACAAACCCCAATTGGATTCGAGGAGGGGCCTCTTGGACTTTCTCCTGCACAATTGCTCATGACTGAAATCACACTTGTGCCCCCTTCTGGAAATGCAAG CCACCAACAGATGCCAGCTACTCTTTTGGCCTCTCCCCAATTTGTCAAG GTTCTAGGGACTGATGTTTCTGGAGAAGGGTCTGTACAAATGGGGTCAACTTGTCCTGCAGAGCAGGGTTCGACATGTCTACCGGCAGCATCTAATGCGG GTTTCAGCCATCAATTTAATATGGAATAG
- the LOC141668253 gene encoding uncharacterized protein LOC141668253 isoform X1 has product MFLENGLYKWGQLVLQSRVRHVYRNHLMRVSAINLIWNSYAGFVQNQTAVQPAAQRGLSRCVIASDSDLISDIVPPSGQTPDLGKLEVIIVKAMASGKDSADEKHAFGKGWDSGKMLQLCIYDRMKKKGLHNAAEMFAKEVNLAMVEFVNFEEGLLQEWWEVFWPQFCSRKTNIDEEAERSEQTPIGFEEGPLGLSPAQLLMTEITLVPPSGNASHQQMPATLLASPQFVKVLGTDVSGEGSVQMGSTCPAEQGSTCLPAASNAGFSHQFNME; this is encoded by the exons ATGTTTCTGGAGAACGGTCTGTACAAATGGGGTCAACTTGTCCTGCAGAGCAGGGTTCGACATGTCTACCGGAATCATCTAATGCGG GTTTCAGCCATCAATTTAATATGGAACAGCTATGCTGGCTTTGTTCAGAACCAAACGGCTG TGCAGCCAGCTGCACAGAGGGGCCTCTCCAGATGTGTAATTGCCTCAGACTCAGATCTCATCAGTGACATTGTGCCACCTTCCGGGCAAACCCCAG ATCTTGGGAAATTGGAGGTTATTATTGTGAAGGCAATGGCTTCTGGAAAAGATTCGGCTGATGAAAAACATGCGTTTGGAAAAGGATGGGATTCTGGAAAGAT GTTGCAATTGTGTATTTATGATCGCATGAAAAAAAAGGGACTTCACAATGCTGCCGAAATGTTTGCCAAAGAAGTAAATCTTGCGATGGTGGAAT TCGTGAATTTTGAAGAGGGCTTGTTGCAAGAATGGTGGGAGGTATTTTGGCCTCAGTTCTGTTCTCGAAAGACAAATATTGATGAAGAGGCCGAAAGGTCTGAACAAACCCCAATTGGATTCGAGGAGGGGCCTCTTGGACTTTCTCCTGCACAATTGCTCATGACTGAAATCACACTTGTGCCCCCTTCTGGAAATGCAAG CCACCAACAGATGCCAGCTACTCTTTTGGCCTCTCCCCAATTTGTCAAG GTTCTAGGGACTGATGTTTCTGGAGAAGGGTCTGTACAAATGGGGTCAACTTGTCCTGCAGAGCAGGGTTCGACATGTCTACCGGCAGCATCTAATGCGG GTTTCAGCCATCAATTTAATATGGAATAG
- the LOC141664969 gene encoding uncharacterized protein LOC141664969: MPLFDGDNLDGWILRAERFFCFYGLTEEEKVEAMIVALEGQALLWFQWEHRRRPIERWEQVKTLLRRQFRSQSTGTLQEQWLAHRQGGTVSDYRLKLIELLAPLENVSEALSNGLREDIRAEVRLLEPLTVDHAMELAHMVEEKQKHAKPKNDSKWGFNASVKTGPYVGHSVLTSPRSNQMYLARSLLAHLRTRVIHNQGLQQSVGHKCQRKELSVLLTREDGSNDEETLSEELVQEGDTREEVEMRPEISLNSVVGLTSPKTFKIRGEVNGSPVIFMVDPGATHNFIALQAVEKLGVECSTSKMFGVSLGTGEMVHSNGECKSVVLQLQGLTIVEDFLPIALGNSDLILGLQWLEKLGTMTANWKSQKISFKMGNETVVLTGDASLGRTGITLKAMMKTLSREGQGYLVEFNYLRAITKNEGKLQEQMDIPPLLAPLVEKYQDVFNLPKGLPPVRHQDHNIVLQEGKNPVNVTVPNKFPIPVIDELLDELHGATIFTKLELKSGYHQVRVHTEDVPKTAFQTHEGHYEFQVMPFGLTNSPATFQAIMNEVFRPYLRKFVLVFFDDILVYSADLKEHVQHVETVLRTSREQQLYANIKK, translated from the exons ATGCCTCTGTTTGACGGGGACAATCTTGATGGTTGGATCTTAAGGGCTGAGCGATTTTTTTGTTTCTATGGGCTTACCGAAGAAGAGAAGGTTGAGGCTATGATAGTTGCTTTGGAAGGGCAAGCATTGCTTTGGTTCCAATGGGAACATCGAAGACGACCCATTGAACGCTGGGAACAGGTTAAGACACTGTTACGACGACAATTTCGATCACAATCCACAGGGACGTTGCAGGAACAGTGGCTAGCACATAGGCAGGGAGGTACGGTCTCTGACTATCGATTAAAATTAATAGAATTGCTAGCTCCCTTAGAGAATGTCTCGGAGGCACTTTCAAATGGTTTGAGGGAGGATATAAGAGCGGAGGTGCGTTTGTTGGAGCCATTAACAGTAGACCATGCTATGGAGTTGGCACATATGGTGGAAGAGAAGCAAAAACACGCCAAACCAAAGAATGATTCGAAGTGGGGATTCAATGCCAGTGTGAAAACAGGTCCTTACGTTGGGCATTCAGTTTTGACTTCACCCCGTTCCAATCAAATGTATCTAGCCCGAAGTCTTTTAGCCCATCTTCGTACTCGAGTTATTCACAATCAGGGGCTTCAACAG AGTGTTGGGCATAAGTGTCAGCGGAAGGAACTGAGTGTTCTCCTTACTCGGGAAGATGGTTCCAATGATGAGGAGACTTTATCGGAGGAGTTAGTTCAGGAAGGTGACACGAGGGAAGAGGTCGAGATGCGGCCAGAAATATCATTAAACTCTGTGGTGGGTTTGACAAGTCCGAAAACTTTCAAGATTCGTGGTGAAGTTAATGGAAGTCCGGTAATATTTATGGTGGACCCTGGAGCTACACACAATTTTATAGCTCTTCAGGCAGTGGAAAAATTAGGAGTAGAATGCAGCACATCAAAAATGTTTGGCGTCTCTTTGGGAACAGGTGAAATGGTTCATAGTAACGGGGAGTGTAAATCAGTAGTTTTACAGTTGCAGGGGCTAACAATCGTAGAAGACTTTCTTCCAATTGCGTTGGGTAATTCTGATCTAATTCTGGGGCTCCAGTGGCTGGAGAAGTTGGGTACCATGACTGCCAATTGGAAGTCACAGAAAATATCCTTTAAGATGGGAAACGAAACGGTGGTTTTAACAGGAGATGCATCTCTTGGCCGTACAGGAATTACCCTCAAGGCTATGATGAAAACATTGAGTAGAGAAGGCCAAGGGTATTTGGTAGAATTTAATTATCTACGGGCTATTACAAAAAATGAAGGGAAATTACAAGAACAAATGGACATACCCCCGCTATTGGCACCACTAGTGGAGAAATATCAAGATGTTTTTAATCTTCCCAAGGGGCTGCCACCAGTGAGGCATCAAGACCATAATATAGTGCTGCAAGAAGGGAAAAACCCAGTGAAT GTCACCGTTCCAAATAAGTTCCCAATTCCGGTCATTGACGAGCTTCTTGATGAACTTCATGGGGCAACAATTTTCACTAAATTGGAACTCAAATCCGGGTATCACCAAGTTAGGGTGCACACGGAGGATGTACCCAAGACTGCTTTTCAGACTCATGAGGGGCATTACGAATTCCAAGTAATGCCTTTCGGCCTAACGAATTCCCCCGCAACCTTCCAAGCAATTATGAATGAGGTATTTCGTCCCTACCTCCGTAAATTTGTGCTCGTATTCTTCGACGACATACTTGTATACAGTGCAGATCTGAAGGAACATGTGCAACATGTAGAGACTGTTTTGAGAACTTCGCGAGAACAGCAGCTTTATGCCAACATTAAAAAGTGA